One Novosphingobium sp. EMRT-2 DNA segment encodes these proteins:
- a CDS encoding cytochrome c, with protein MNSLAIGLCGSIMIVLAALSAASAQPADQGKPAPAAGPPSPPSPPSPLTLSARPNAKGGERLYVQYCGMCHGKGGMGTGLLARRTDHPLLEERNDLTVDYVIQAARTGIGNMPPIPRGEVSDADIKQIAAYLTAPKARGAR; from the coding sequence ATGAACAGCCTTGCGATCGGACTTTGCGGCAGCATTATGATTGTGCTGGCCGCGCTTTCCGCCGCCTCCGCACAGCCGGCAGATCAGGGCAAGCCAGCTCCGGCGGCAGGCCCGCCCTCGCCGCCATCCCCGCCTTCTCCACTGACGCTTTCCGCCCGGCCAAACGCGAAAGGCGGTGAGCGACTCTATGTGCAATACTGCGGGATGTGCCATGGCAAGGGCGGGATGGGCACCGGCCTACTTGCGCGCCGCACCGATCACCCGTTGCTGGAAGAGCGGAACGACCTGACGGTCGACTACGTGATCCAGGCGGCGCGGACGGGCATCGGCAACATGCCCCCCATCCCCCGAGGCGAAGTCAGCGACGCGGATATCAAGCAGATCGCGGCCTACCTTACCGCTCCAAAGGCACGGGGTGCGCGATGA
- a CDS encoding nuclear transport factor 2 family protein — protein sequence MPPRTAGITESQSPEYAARTARNRALLLDFVRLYYDEMKVREAFERYVHPDYMQHNPAVTDGREAAIAHLEGLLARPTVSMDVRRILVDGDYGFVHLIGRQGPEDPGHALMNIFRFADGLIVEHWDVAQPVPATTASGRGMG from the coding sequence ATGCCGCCGAGAACCGCCGGAATTACTGAATCCCAAAGCCCGGAGTACGCCGCCCGCACCGCGCGGAATCGCGCACTCCTTCTGGATTTCGTACGGCTTTACTACGATGAAATGAAGGTGCGCGAAGCCTTCGAACGTTACGTTCATCCTGACTATATGCAGCACAACCCGGCCGTCACCGATGGCCGGGAAGCCGCGATCGCGCACCTGGAAGGGCTGCTCGCACGGCCGACGGTCAGCATGGACGTCCGCCGCATCCTGGTGGATGGCGATTATGGTTTCGTCCATCTGATTGGCCGTCAGGGGCCGGAAGATCCCGGGCACGCGCTGATGAACATTTTCCGATTCGCCGACGGGCTCATCGTCGAGCACTGGGACGTGGCGCAGCCCGTTCCCGCAACCACGGCCAGCGGTCGCGGCATGGGTTAA
- a CDS encoding AAA-associated domain-containing protein yields MVTIAPVHPLIEVKGLNHYYGPPPGGHLVLQDVDLTLYQDEVVGLLGRSGSGKSTLLRSIAGLIHPREGRVERIATADCPDPSVAMVFQTFALFPWLTVQQNVELGLEAQKVPADERRSRALAAIDLIGLDGFENAYPKELSGGMRQRVGLARALVVNPSLLLMDEPFSALDVLTAETLRTDLLDLWSEGRMPIKSILIVTHNIEEAVQMCDRILVFSSNPGRVVAEIKVDIPRPRDRLDPPFRALVDDIYARMTARPAQSHPTRDGVFPGTGIAMVLPCVSTNTLAGLIEEVDGTPFNGRASMAELADSLNFEIDDLFPMAETLQLLRFAELRGAELLLTPVARRYAGADVDHRKALFGEALLAHVPLAQHIRRILDERASHKAPARRFRDELEDHMSEDFARETLKTVTNWGRYAEIFTYHEDDDQFSLDDPQ; encoded by the coding sequence ATGGTGACCATCGCTCCTGTTCATCCGCTGATCGAGGTCAAGGGGTTGAACCACTATTACGGCCCGCCGCCCGGTGGGCATCTGGTTCTGCAAGACGTCGATCTCACGCTCTACCAGGACGAAGTGGTCGGCCTGCTCGGGCGTTCGGGGTCGGGCAAATCCACCTTGCTGCGCTCTATCGCCGGGTTGATCCATCCGCGCGAGGGCCGGGTGGAGCGGATCGCCACCGCCGATTGCCCCGATCCGTCGGTGGCGATGGTGTTCCAGACCTTTGCGCTGTTTCCGTGGCTGACGGTTCAGCAGAATGTGGAACTGGGGCTGGAAGCGCAAAAGGTTCCCGCCGACGAGCGCCGAAGCCGCGCGCTGGCGGCGATCGACCTCATCGGCCTTGATGGCTTCGAAAATGCCTATCCCAAGGAACTGTCGGGCGGGATGCGCCAGCGCGTGGGGCTGGCGCGTGCCCTGGTGGTCAATCCCTCGTTGTTGCTGATGGACGAGCCCTTTTCGGCGCTCGATGTCCTGACCGCCGAAACCTTGCGCACCGATCTGCTCGACTTGTGGTCCGAAGGGCGGATGCCGATCAAATCGATCCTGATCGTCACGCACAATATCGAGGAAGCAGTGCAGATGTGCGACCGCATTCTGGTCTTTTCATCCAATCCCGGCCGCGTGGTCGCCGAGATAAAGGTGGACATCCCCCGCCCACGCGACCGGCTCGATCCGCCCTTCCGTGCGCTAGTGGACGATATCTACGCGCGCATGACGGCAAGGCCAGCGCAATCCCACCCCACCCGCGACGGCGTGTTCCCGGGCACCGGCATCGCCATGGTGCTGCCGTGTGTTTCCACCAACACCCTCGCCGGCTTGATCGAGGAAGTGGATGGCACGCCCTTCAACGGCCGTGCAAGCATGGCCGAACTGGCGGATTCACTCAATTTCGAGATCGACGACCTGTTCCCGATGGCCGAAACGCTCCAGCTCTTGCGCTTCGCCGAGTTGCGGGGAGCCGAATTGCTGCTCACGCCGGTGGCCCGTCGCTACGCGGGCGCCGATGTTGACCATCGCAAGGCGCTGTTTGGCGAAGCGCTGCTCGCCCATGTCCCGCTGGCCCAGCACATCCGCCGCATCCTTGACGAGCGCGCCAGCCACAAAGCTCCCGCGCGCCGTTTCCGCGACGAGTTGGAAGACCACATGAGCGAGGATTTTGCCCGGGAGACGCTCAAGACCGTGACCAACTGGGGGCGTTACGCAGAAATCTTCACCTATCACGAGGACGACGATCAGTTCAGCCTTGATGACCCGCAATGA
- a CDS encoding nuclear transport factor 2 family protein — protein MTDQRTLEERNAEIVIAMWKGVIYEGQDEAVFKYIHPDYIQHNVNMPSGREHILHLVKIIRNLPEGFTPPARKELLRTVAQGDYVVAIWEQEQPDPTRPGETYLGHAFDMFRLEDGLIVEHWDDTRKWPRPWNEEQPS, from the coding sequence ATGACCGACCAACGCACGCTGGAAGAGCGCAACGCCGAAATCGTGATCGCGATGTGGAAGGGCGTGATCTATGAAGGCCAGGACGAGGCCGTCTTCAAATATATCCACCCGGACTACATCCAGCACAATGTGAACATGCCGTCCGGCCGCGAGCACATTCTGCATCTGGTCAAGATCATCCGGAATCTGCCGGAAGGGTTCACGCCGCCGGCGCGCAAGGAACTGCTGCGGACGGTGGCGCAGGGCGACTACGTGGTCGCCATCTGGGAGCAGGAGCAGCCCGACCCGACGCGCCCCGGCGAAACCTATCTGGGCCACGCCTTCGACATGTTCCGTCTGGAGGACGGTCTTATCGTCGAACATTGGGACGATACCCGCAAATGGCCGCGCCCCTGGAACGAGGAGCAGCCATCTTGA
- a CDS encoding metal/formaldehyde-sensitive transcriptional repressor, with amino-acid sequence MSHVAEEKQKLLNRLKRLRGQIDALERAVDGDVECARVLQQATACRGALEGFIAEVIEDHIREHMIEPDLPVSDPKVQAAEELVAIIRAYLR; translated from the coding sequence ATGAGTCATGTTGCCGAGGAAAAGCAGAAGCTCCTCAATCGACTTAAACGGTTGCGCGGACAGATCGATGCGCTCGAGCGCGCGGTCGATGGCGATGTGGAATGCGCCCGCGTGCTCCAACAGGCTACCGCCTGCCGCGGCGCGCTGGAAGGCTTCATCGCCGAGGTGATCGAGGATCACATCCGCGAACACATGATCGAACCCGATCTGCCCGTCAGCGATCCCAAGGTGCAGGCCGCCGAGGAACTGGTGGCAATTATCAGGGCTTATTTGCGGTAA
- a CDS encoding MarR family winged helix-turn-helix transcriptional regulator, with protein MSPEAEMLHSILKLANRLMAPFSTFLAHEHRISLNEFRVLMQIGFYRSAASHELVELTGVNPMSISRAVATLEKNGRVVTVTDPANRRRKRLTLTAEGERLFRAMRPATNLVAEFLLSRLKPHERATLDHILHTLIATLEAKDEQGRSLFLEHTRPGHQPEA; from the coding sequence TTGAGCCCCGAAGCGGAAATGCTGCACAGCATACTCAAGCTCGCGAACCGCCTGATGGCCCCGTTTTCGACGTTCCTTGCCCACGAGCATCGGATCAGCCTGAACGAGTTCCGGGTGCTGATGCAGATCGGCTTCTACCGATCCGCCGCGAGCCACGAGCTTGTCGAACTGACGGGCGTCAATCCCATGAGCATCTCGCGGGCTGTCGCCACGCTCGAAAAGAACGGTCGCGTCGTCACGGTGACCGATCCGGCGAATCGGCGGCGCAAGCGGCTGACCCTGACGGCGGAAGGGGAGCGGCTGTTCCGAGCGATGCGCCCCGCGACGAACCTTGTCGCGGAGTTCTTGCTGTCCCGGTTGAAACCCCATGAGCGCGCGACGCTCGACCATATTCTTCACACGCTGATCGCCACGCTGGAGGCGAAGGACGAGCAGGGCCGGTCCCTGTTTCTGGAGCATACCCGTCCGGGCCATCAGCCCGAGGCGTAA
- a CDS encoding carbohydrate porin: MRSFTFRAALRGAAVALGLPGMAALAQEATSPDQAYAVHGQYTGVVQAVGSFASPYTGVNSLEPRQTRMTNDVTLYLGVRPWKGAEIWVNPEIDQGFGLSNTLGAGGFPSAEAYKVGKTNPYSKLQRAFVRQTIALGGDARKLDAGINQLRAVTTANRLVITAGKMGVGDIFDTNTFAHDPRGDFLNWSLVDTGSFDYAANAWGYTYGIAAEWYQGPWTLRVGLYNLSKVPNGIELESNFSQNAVIVEGERRFRIAGHNGALRVTGFRNRGKFARFDDALAQARGTGQPPELAPVRRKQDRFGIALNAEQDVTDALGVFLRAGTSDGAIETYDFTDIDRSFALGGALKGKAWGRPQDTLAIAGVVNGISDAHKRWLAAGGLGVLVGDGALPHPGDEQIIEAYYAFRPVDWGALTFDYQHIANPGYNRDRGPANIFALRIHAGF, encoded by the coding sequence ATGCGGTCCTTCACCTTTCGCGCGGCCTTGCGCGGCGCGGCTGTTGCTCTCGGCCTGCCGGGAATGGCCGCCCTGGCGCAGGAAGCCACGTCACCGGATCAGGCCTATGCCGTCCACGGCCAGTACACCGGCGTGGTGCAGGCCGTGGGTAGCTTTGCCTCGCCCTATACCGGGGTTAACAGCCTGGAGCCGCGTCAGACCAGGATGACTAATGACGTGACGCTGTATCTGGGTGTTCGGCCATGGAAGGGCGCGGAGATCTGGGTGAATCCCGAGATCGATCAGGGCTTTGGCCTGTCAAACACGCTGGGCGCGGGCGGCTTCCCCAGTGCCGAGGCCTACAAGGTCGGCAAGACGAACCCCTATTCCAAACTGCAACGCGCCTTCGTGCGGCAGACCATCGCGCTGGGCGGCGACGCGCGGAAGCTCGACGCCGGGATCAACCAGTTGCGCGCCGTCACGACGGCCAATCGCCTCGTCATCACCGCGGGCAAGATGGGCGTGGGCGACATTTTCGACACCAACACGTTCGCCCATGATCCGCGGGGCGATTTCCTCAACTGGTCGCTGGTCGACACCGGCAGCTTTGACTATGCCGCCAATGCCTGGGGCTACACGTATGGCATTGCGGCAGAGTGGTACCAGGGGCCGTGGACCCTGCGCGTGGGGCTCTATAACCTGTCCAAAGTGCCCAATGGCATCGAACTCGAGAGCAACTTCAGCCAGAACGCGGTGATAGTCGAGGGTGAGCGCCGCTTCCGCATCGCCGGGCATAATGGCGCCTTGCGAGTGACCGGCTTTCGCAATCGCGGAAAGTTTGCGCGTTTCGACGATGCGCTGGCGCAGGCGCGCGGCACGGGTCAGCCCCCGGAACTGGCTCCGGTCCGGCGCAAGCAGGATCGCTTTGGCATCGCGCTCAATGCCGAGCAGGATGTGACCGACGCTCTGGGCGTGTTTCTGCGCGCCGGAACCAGCGATGGCGCGATCGAGACGTATGACTTCACTGATATCGACCGCAGTTTTGCCCTTGGCGGGGCGCTGAAAGGCAAGGCGTGGGGGCGGCCGCAGGACACACTGGCCATCGCGGGCGTGGTCAACGGCATTTCCGATGCGCACAAGCGCTGGCTGGCGGCTGGTGGCCTTGGCGTGCTGGTGGGTGATGGCGCTTTGCCCCATCCGGGCGATGAACAGATCATCGAGGCCTACTATGCCTTCCGCCCGGTCGACTGGGGCGCGCTGACCTTCGACTATCAGCACATCGCCAACCCCGGATACAACCGGGATCGCGGTCCGGCCAATATCTTTGCCCTGCGGATTCACGCCGGCTTTTGA
- a CDS encoding ABC transporter permease subunit translates to MSPDKNPIPILPSFSRMLRLTRPNREDAIAFVILSGIALLVFRGAEGAVEPLSSLHLEPVTLNPAHLPYYALRTILRMFAALFASTLFTLVVATLAARSKHAGRIIVPALDILQSVPILGFLTFTVTFFMNLFPGNVLGVELASIFAIFTSQAWNMAFSFYQSLRSLPDDLEEVCEGFTLSPLRRFLRLDLPFATPALVWNAMMSMSGGWFFVVASEAITVGNTTVTLPGIGSYLALAIQRQDFHSVGWAVGMMALVIIAYDQLFFRPIVAWADRFRFEQTASADVPRSWAYDLLRSTRVLPKIFAPFAAIGRLLLAMEPRRRPRADAVAGPAGPWAERLWRALVWMGVAGALGWIAHYVLTSLSLADIGTAFADAIVTMLRVIVLIVLASLVWVPLGVMIGLRPPLAERVQPIAQFLAAFPANVLFPFAVIAIVRFDLTPDVWLSPLMILGTQWYILFNVIAGASSIPNDLREAAGMFGVKGWQWWRQVALPGIFPYYITGALTASGGSWNASIVAEVVTWGNHRLAAHGLGAYIADATTAGDYPRVALGIGVMSLFVLSFNRMVWRPLYAFGERRLRLS, encoded by the coding sequence ATGAGCCCGGACAAGAACCCGATCCCCATCCTGCCATCCTTCTCGCGGATGCTGCGCCTGACGCGCCCCAATCGCGAGGACGCGATTGCCTTTGTGATCCTGTCGGGCATTGCCCTGCTGGTGTTTCGCGGCGCCGAAGGCGCGGTGGAGCCGCTGTCGAGCCTGCACCTTGAACCGGTTACGCTCAACCCGGCGCATCTGCCCTATTACGCGTTGCGGACCATCCTGCGGATGTTTGCGGCGCTGTTCGCGTCCACGCTCTTCACCCTTGTCGTGGCGACGCTGGCGGCGCGCAGCAAGCATGCCGGGCGGATCATCGTGCCGGCACTCGACATATTGCAGTCGGTGCCAATCCTCGGCTTCCTGACCTTCACCGTCACCTTCTTCATGAACCTGTTTCCCGGCAATGTGCTGGGGGTGGAACTGGCCAGCATCTTTGCCATCTTCACCTCGCAGGCATGGAACATGGCGTTCAGCTTCTACCAGTCGCTGCGCAGCTTGCCTGACGATCTGGAAGAGGTCTGCGAAGGTTTCACCCTTTCGCCGCTGCGGCGGTTTCTGCGGCTCGATCTGCCATTCGCCACGCCGGCGCTGGTGTGGAACGCGATGATGTCGATGTCCGGTGGCTGGTTCTTCGTGGTGGCTTCCGAAGCGATCACCGTCGGCAACACCACCGTCACGCTGCCGGGGATCGGCTCCTATCTGGCGCTCGCGATCCAGCGGCAGGATTTCCATAGCGTCGGCTGGGCGGTGGGCATGATGGCTCTGGTGATCATCGCCTATGACCAGCTCTTTTTCCGCCCCATCGTCGCCTGGGCCGATCGCTTCCGGTTCGAACAGACCGCAAGCGCCGACGTGCCCCGAAGCTGGGCCTACGACCTGCTGCGCAGCACACGGGTGCTGCCGAAAATCTTTGCGCCTTTCGCGGCTATCGGGCGCCTGTTGCTGGCGATGGAACCGCGCCGTCGCCCCCGGGCTGATGCTGTGGCCGGACCGGCCGGTCCGTGGGCCGAACGGCTGTGGCGGGCGCTGGTATGGATGGGGGTGGCAGGCGCGCTGGGCTGGATCGCGCATTATGTGCTGACCTCGCTCAGCCTTGCCGACATCGGCACGGCCTTCGCCGATGCGATCGTCACCATGCTCCGGGTGATCGTGTTGATCGTGCTGGCCAGCCTGGTGTGGGTGCCGCTGGGCGTGATGATCGGCCTGCGCCCGCCCCTTGCCGAGCGCGTGCAGCCCATCGCCCAGTTTCTCGCAGCCTTTCCGGCCAACGTCCTGTTTCCCTTTGCGGTGATCGCCATCGTGCGCTTCGACCTGACACCCGATGTCTGGCTATCCCCGCTGATGATCCTGGGGACGCAATGGTACATCCTGTTCAATGTCATCGCGGGAGCCAGTTCGATCCCCAACGATCTGCGCGAGGCGGCGGGCATGTTCGGGGTGAAGGGCTGGCAATGGTGGCGGCAGGTCGCGCTCCCCGGCATCTTCCCCTACTATATAACCGGCGCGCTGACCGCTTCGGGCGGATCGTGGAACGCCTCGATTGTCGCCGAAGTGGTGACGTGGGGCAACCATCGCCTGGCGGCCCATGGCCTCGGCGCCTACATCGCGGACGCCACCACCGCAGGCGATTACCCGCGCGTAGCGCTGGGCATCGGCGTGATGAGCCTTTTCGTGCTGAGCTTCAACCGCATGGTCTGGCGACCGCTCTATGCATTTGGCGAACGCCGTCTGCGCCTGTCCTAG
- a CDS encoding FAD-binding oxidoreductase — MPLSSYSIPPERLAAARRSFAAIVGAQNLFFDAEDQDSYSDAFAVDDSRHRPAGAIAPDTVEQIQAIVRVAAEHRIPLWPISRGKNLGYGGSAPVLEGSVILDLSRMKKIEYDEENGTVLLEPGVGFYDLYDFLKARGLKHWLSTPGNSWGSVIGNALDRGVGYTPYGEHTTKLCGMEVVLADGTLVRTGMGALTGSPTWQLYRFGFGPAWDQMFVQSNLGIVTKAGLWLMPEPESLMGMDLEFDRPEDLGPLIDAIAPLRREGVLQQSPTIGNWLRAAAILTTRAEWTDQKGALSDTVIAAIRKKFQMGWWGVSLRLYGRETINREAYAILESEMNKLKPLSMKRTSWKRGEPLEMTGWTGTPLTFPMQNANWHGGLGGHIGFSPVLPQSGSAAMEQFRRTYQRYQEFGMDYQASFAFGERHLINVNAILLDKDDPDMMRRVDPFIRTLVADAKAHGYGEYRTHLDYMDLVASTYDFNGGALGKLNAKVKAALDPFGIIAPGKSGIGTVSSKTKDRA, encoded by the coding sequence ATGCCACTTTCGTCCTACAGCATTCCCCCGGAACGACTGGCCGCCGCGCGCCGCAGCTTCGCCGCCATCGTCGGCGCGCAAAACCTGTTCTTCGATGCCGAAGATCAGGATTCCTATTCCGACGCGTTCGCGGTCGATGACAGCCGGCACCGCCCCGCAGGCGCGATCGCCCCGGACACTGTGGAGCAGATCCAGGCGATCGTCCGCGTCGCGGCCGAGCACAGGATTCCGCTCTGGCCGATCAGCCGGGGCAAGAACCTCGGCTACGGCGGCTCCGCACCGGTGCTGGAAGGTTCGGTGATCCTCGACCTGTCCCGCATGAAGAAGATCGAATACGACGAGGAGAACGGCACCGTGCTGCTGGAGCCGGGTGTCGGCTTCTACGATCTGTATGATTTCCTGAAGGCGCGCGGGCTCAAGCACTGGCTTTCGACGCCCGGAAACAGCTGGGGCTCAGTCATCGGCAACGCGCTGGATCGCGGGGTCGGCTACACGCCCTATGGCGAACACACGACCAAGCTGTGCGGGATGGAAGTGGTGCTTGCCGACGGCACGCTGGTGCGCACCGGCATGGGCGCGCTCACCGGCTCGCCCACCTGGCAGCTCTATCGCTTCGGTTTCGGTCCGGCGTGGGATCAGATGTTCGTGCAGTCCAACCTGGGCATCGTCACCAAGGCCGGCCTGTGGCTCATGCCGGAACCCGAATCGCTCATGGGCATGGACCTCGAATTCGACCGGCCGGAAGATCTGGGGCCGCTGATCGATGCCATCGCGCCGCTCCGGCGGGAGGGTGTGCTGCAGCAATCACCCACGATCGGCAACTGGTTGCGGGCCGCCGCCATCCTGACCACGCGGGCGGAATGGACGGACCAGAAAGGCGCGCTCTCCGACACGGTGATCGCCGCGATCCGCAAGAAATTCCAGATGGGCTGGTGGGGCGTCAGCCTGCGCCTCTACGGACGCGAGACGATCAACCGCGAAGCCTATGCCATCCTCGAAAGCGAGATGAACAAGCTCAAGCCGCTCAGCATGAAGCGCACGAGTTGGAAACGTGGCGAACCGCTGGAAATGACCGGCTGGACCGGGACGCCGCTGACCTTCCCCATGCAGAACGCGAACTGGCACGGAGGCCTGGGCGGGCATATCGGCTTCTCGCCGGTACTGCCGCAATCGGGCAGCGCGGCGATGGAGCAATTCCGCAGGACCTACCAGCGCTACCAGGAATTCGGCATGGATTATCAGGCCAGCTTCGCGTTCGGCGAACGCCACCTGATCAACGTCAACGCCATCCTGCTGGACAAGGACGATCCGGACATGATGCGCCGCGTCGATCCTTTCATCCGCACGCTGGTGGCGGACGCGAAGGCGCATGGTTACGGGGAATACCGCACGCACCTCGACTACATGGACCTTGTCGCATCGACCTATGATTTCAACGGCGGCGCGCTCGGCAAGCTGAACGCCAAGGTCAAGGCCGCTCTGGACCCCTTCGGCATTATCGCACCGGGTAAAAGTGGAATCGGCACCGTTTCCAGCAAGACGAAGGACCGCGCATGA
- a CDS encoding nuclear transport factor 2 family protein — protein sequence MSGRTELIAAAEPVAGLTTPVIAADHEAMLRSTDPDIERNKRLCYDMYRIVLQAGRADRVSDFIGPDYIQHNPNVVSGRDALAAFIRSSRPEREIEPAIRLPLIAIVAERDMVQFTFVRPERDADDAPYHTSWFDLFRIEDGKIVEHWDPALKSAEMLKLDPNQRRLAT from the coding sequence TTGAGCGGCAGGACGGAACTGATCGCGGCGGCAGAGCCGGTCGCGGGGCTGACCACGCCGGTCATCGCGGCGGACCACGAAGCGATGCTGCGCAGCACCGATCCCGATATCGAGCGCAACAAGCGGCTGTGCTATGACATGTACCGCATCGTGCTGCAGGCTGGCCGCGCGGACCGCGTCAGCGATTTTATCGGGCCGGACTATATCCAGCATAATCCCAACGTCGTCAGCGGCCGCGACGCGCTCGCGGCCTTCATCCGTTCGTCCCGGCCGGAGCGCGAGATCGAGCCGGCGATCCGTCTGCCGCTGATCGCGATCGTGGCCGAACGCGACATGGTCCAGTTCACGTTCGTCCGTCCGGAACGGGATGCCGACGACGCTCCTTACCACACCAGCTGGTTCGATCTTTTCCGCATCGAGGACGGCAAGATTGTGGAGCACTGGGATCCTGCATTGAAAAGCGCCGAGATGCTCAAGCTCGATCCCAATCAGCGCCGGCTCGCGACGTAG
- a CDS encoding DUF3237 domain-containing protein: MTDAFSPPFSPPFSALDNPRLEFVMEVRLSFPRVQMINNTPWGGNRGAVYVESGTFEGPRLRGKAVPGSGGDYAYFRPDDVAVFDARYMLEEEDGTLILLNNKGFLWGRKPDTMERIRDWAFRGGQPVEHEEYYLRGQPSFETPVGKHDWLTKHVFVGVGERLVSGNVLRYYALT, encoded by the coding sequence ATGACTGACGCCTTCTCCCCGCCCTTCTCCCCGCCCTTCTCCGCGCTGGACAACCCCCGGCTGGAATTCGTGATGGAAGTGCGCCTTTCCTTTCCGCGCGTGCAGATGATCAACAACACGCCCTGGGGTGGCAACCGGGGGGCCGTTTACGTGGAAAGCGGAACGTTCGAGGGACCGCGGCTGCGCGGCAAGGCCGTGCCGGGTTCGGGAGGCGACTACGCCTATTTCCGGCCGGACGATGTCGCCGTGTTCGATGCGCGGTACATGCTCGAAGAAGAGGACGGAACGCTCATTCTCCTCAACAACAAGGGCTTTCTGTGGGGCCGCAAGCCCGACACGATGGAACGCATCAGGGACTGGGCCTTCCGCGGCGGCCAACCCGTGGAACACGAGGAATACTACCTGCGCGGGCAGCCGAGTTTCGAGACTCCGGTCGGCAAGCACGACTGGCTGACCAAGCACGTGTTCGTGGGCGTGGGCGAACGCCTCGTCTCGGGCAACGTCCTGCGTTACTACGCGCTGACGTGA